A genomic region of Papaver somniferum cultivar HN1 chromosome 7, ASM357369v1, whole genome shotgun sequence contains the following coding sequences:
- the LOC113300377 gene encoding phosphate transporter PHO1 homolog 3-like: protein MKFGMEFKSQMVPEWQEAYMNYDYLKTLLKDTQDFNHKNKPHHPSSPLKRTMSLYKSFSGLTSLSRRYSNLRSPKVSGEADHGDIEDQVILVTAVDNNQQNHDHHYETKFLKSSNVGAEYELVYFRRLDDEFNKVNKFYKSKVEEVMKEADLLNKQMDALIAFRIKVENPDGTNHHSVNWSVEMNELTSGVAASAAAVSLTSPRVASPATVTISALPSPTAMPHMDAISTDDSVRGGRRFTDSTSTDAVSRPASLDVLNHVTFNNTLDTPRSTIKGMLKNNEITYGRKNLHKVEQQLQQAFVELYSELRLLKSFSFLNVLAFSKIMKKYDKISSRNASKSYLHMVDNSYIGSFDGVTRLMERVEATFIKHFTNANRSKGIRILRPAAKRERHRTTFSLGFFAGCALALLAALILIVRARNILGTEGTTQYMETLFPLYSLFGFIILHMLMYGMNIYVWRRYRVNYPFIFGFKQGTELGYREVFLISSALATLALASVLANLDMQMDKNTKDFKTLTELVPLLLVLFVFAVTVCPFNIVYRSSRYFLLVCLFHCICAPFYKVVLPDFFLADQLTSQVQAIRSIEYYICYYGGGGFKSRDSSCQKSDAFKVFNFIVGSIPYLFRLFQCLRRLFEEKDAMQGYNAIKYFSTIVAVAIRAAHKLNNTTAWFTLAVLSSVISAVISTYWDIVLDWGLFQKNSKNRFLRDKLLIPQQNVYFGAIALNILLRFAWLQTVFNFKLSFLHMEAMVTIFACLEIIRRGIWNFFRLENEHLNNVGKYRAFKSVPLPFHYDENDDDKDE, encoded by the exons ATGAAGTTCGGGATGGAGTTCAAGTCTCAAATGGTACCGGAATGGCAAGAAGCCTACATGAATTATGATTATCTGAAAACCCTTTTAAAAGATACTCAAGAttttaatcataaaaataaaccACATCATCCTTCATCACCCCTGAAAAGAACTATGTCTCTGTACAAATCTTTTAGTGGTCTTACTAGTCTTAGCAGAAGGTACAGTAATTTAAGAAGTCCTAAAGTATCAGGAGAAGCAGATCATGGGGATATTGAAGATCAAGTCATACTAGTTACTGCTGTTGATAATAATCAACAAAATCATGATCATCATTACGAAACCAAGTTTTTGAAGTCATCTAACGTTGGAGCTGAATACGAACTTGTGTATTTCAGAAGATTAGATGATGAATTCAACAAAGTGAACAAGTTTTACAAAAGCAAAGTTGAGGAAGTTATGAAAGAAGCTGATTTGTTGAACAAACAAATGGACGCTCTGATTGCTTTCAGGATTAAAGTTGAGAATCCAGATGGAACTAATCATCATTCCGTCAATTGGTCAGTCGAGATGAATGAACTAACTTCTGGTGttgctgcttctgctgctgctgtttcacTTACGTCACCTAGAGTTGCTTCTCCGGCCACTGTCACTATTTCAGCACTTCCTTCTCCGACCG CAATGCCGCATATGGATGCTATTAGTACGGATGATTCTGTTCGTGGTGGCAGACGATTCACTGATTCAACTAGTACGGATGCAGTTAGTAGACCAGCTTCATTAGACGTCCTTAATCATGTGACCTTCAACAATACACTTGATACACCACGATCAACCATAAAGGGAATGCTTAAAAACAACGAAATTACTTATGGAAGAAAGAACCTACATAAAGTTGAACAGCAACTTCAACAAGCTTTCGTTGAGTTGTATTCAGAGCTtcgacttttgaagagtttcag TTTTTTGAATGTCTTGGCATTttcaaagatcatgaagaagtACGACAAGATCTCTTCAAGAAACGCATCGAAATCTTACTTACACATGGTGGATAACTCCTACATTGGCAGTTTTGATGGG GTTACTAGGCTTATGGAGAGAGTGGAAGCTACCTTTATCAAGCACTTCACAAATGCAAATCGTAGCAAAGGCATAAGAATTTTGAGACCAGCTGCAAAGAGAGAAAGGCATAGAACTACATTTTCCCTGGGTTTCTTTGCCGGATGCGCTTTAGCTCTCTTGGCAGCTCTTATACTGATTGTGCGTGCTCGTAACATATTAGGGACGGAAGGGACTACGCAGTACATGGAAACTTTGTTTCCCCTTTACAG TTTATTTGGTTTTATTATCCTTCATATGCTCATGTACGGGATGAATATCTATGTCTGGAGACGTTATCGGGTTAATTATCCATTCATATTTGGGTTCAAGCAAGGAACTGAATTGGGCTATAGGGAAGTCTTCCTCATAAGCTCAGCTCTTGCAACACTTGCACTGGCAAGCGTACTCGCAAACTTAGATATGCAAATGGACAAGAACACCAAAGATTTCAAGACCCTGACGGAATTAGTCCCGCTTCTGTTAGTCCTT TTTGTATTTGCAGTAACGGTTTGCCCCTTCAATATCGTATACCGTTCAAGTCGATATTTCTTACTCGTTTGTTTGTTCCATTGTATTTGTGCTCCCTTTTACAAG GTTGTCCTACCAGATTTTTTCTTGGCAGATCAGTTAACTAGCCAG gTCCAAGCCATAAGGAGTATTGAATACTATATTTGCTATTATGGCGGGGGCGGTTTCAAATCCAGAGATAGCTCTTGCCAGAAGAGCGATGCATTTAAAGTTTTCAACTTCATCGTGGGGTCAATACCATATTTATTCCGTTTATTTCAG TGCCTGCGCCGTTTATTTGAGGAGAAAGACGCAATGCAAGGATATAATGCAATAAAGTACTTCTCAACAATCGTTGCTGTGGCCATCAGAGCAGCTCATAAATTGAATAACACGACAGCATGGTTCACACTGGCAGTACTGAGTTCAGTAATTTCAGCTGTTATTAGCACTTACTGGGATATTGTTCTAGATTGGGGACTTTTCCAGAAGAACTCCAAGAATCGGTTTTTGCGAGATAAACTTCTTATCCCGCAACAAAATGTTTACTTTGGAGCCATC GCACTCAATATCTTGCTTCGATTCGCCTGGTTGCAAACTGTATTCAATTTTAAACTT